GCTACCAGCACCGGGCGCGTGCTCTCCCGCGCAACGCGCTCCACCTTGCTGCCCAGATGCCCCTTGGCAAAGTTCGCTGAGGCACCGCGCTTGCCGATCACGATAATATCGGCGTCGCTTTCGCGCTCGATTACCGTTTCCACGATCCCGCCATGGCGCTGGAGCGTCGCGATCCGGGTCAGTCCCTTGGCGCGGATACGTTCTTCGGCGGCCTGGAGTAACAGGCGGCCGCGTTCGCGCGCCAATCGGGCTTCCGCCTCGTCAATTGAAACCAGTTCTTCCAGAAGCGCGCTCTTGGCGCCCAAGCCGACGGCCCCGCTGAGATCATGACGCGCGGCGACAGCGTCATTGCGTTGAATGACGTGAAGAAGTTCGATAGCAGCCGCAAGCCGTGCAGCAGCCCAGGCCGTGTGATCGCTAACACTGTCCGCATAGAGTGAATCATCGATACAGGCGAGTATCTTTTTCATGTCCGGCATCCCATCAGTGGCTCGCGAATTCATCGACTGCACCCGGCTTTTCATACAAGGAGAAACGGTCGATCATTGCAGCGCTTGCTTCTGTAACGCCGACCAGTTTGACTGTGGTGCCCTCGCGGCGGAATTTCATGACAACCCTGTCCAGCGCCGCAATGGCGGAGATGTCCCAGAAGTGTGCCTGACTGACATCGATGACGACAGCGTCTAGGACTTCCTTGAAGTCGAAGGCACTGGCGAAGCGGTCAACCGAAGCAAAAAATACCTGGCCAGATACCCGGTATCGACGGGTGAGGCCACCAGGAAGAAGTGCCGACTGGATCGCGAAAAGCCGACGGACCTTGCTGGCAAAAAAGATGCCGCTCAGCAACACGCCGGCCAAGACGCCTTGCGCCAGGTTATGGGTCCACACCACGACAACGACGGTAGCTATCATGACGACGGACGAATGCCAGGGGTGGGTCCGTAGATCCTTGATCGAAGACCAACTGAAAGTCCCGATGGACACCATGATCATCACCGCGACGAGGGCAGGCATGGGAATTTGAGCCACCAATGGTCCCAATACGACGATGAGAAACAGCAGGAATACGCCCGCGACAAAAGTAGAAAGGCGCGTGAAACCTCCTGATTTAACGTTGATCACAGACTGGCCGATCATTGCGCAACCGCCCATGCCGCCCAAGAAGCCCGTGAAAAAATTGGCCACACCCTGGCCCATTGCCTCACGCTGCTTATTGCTGGGTGTATCGGTCAGATCATCGACAATCTGCGCGGTCAGCATCGATTCCAGCAGGCCAACAGCCGCCATCGTGATCGAGTAGGGGAGAATGATCTGCAGGGTCTCCAATGTCAGGGGAACATTTGGGAGCAGCAAGTAAGGAATGGACGTCGGAAGCTCACCCATATCGCCCACCCGGTTGACCGGGAGATCTAGCCAGATGACCAGGGCCGACAGGATGACGATGGCGATCAGGGGTGAGGGAACGGCTTTGCTGATCCGGGGAACGCCGTAGATGATGCCCAAGCCGCCAGCCACCAGCACGTAGGTTACCCAGGTCACGTCGGTGAGTTCCGGCAACTGCGCTAGAAAGATCAAAATGGCCAGCGCGTTGACGAACCCGGTGATGACAGATCGCGAGACGAACAGCATCAATCGGTCGACCTTCAGCAAGCCGGCGCC
This is a stretch of genomic DNA from Limibacillus halophilus. It encodes these proteins:
- a CDS encoding universal stress protein produces the protein MKKILACIDDSLYADSVSDHTAWAAARLAAAIELLHVIQRNDAVAARHDLSGAVGLGAKSALLEELVSIDEAEARLARERGRLLLQAAEERIRAKGLTRIATLQRHGGIVETVIERESDADIIVIGKRGASANFAKGHLGSKVERVARESTRPVLVASRAFTEPKKALVAFDGGPSARKAVEFMAASPLAKGLECHVVMASTAESTNQVDLSWAAERLPSAVIRRISGAKEEIIRRYVSEQDIGLLVMGAYGHSPLRSLILGSTTTVMMRSCLIPVLLFR
- a CDS encoding SulP family inorganic anion transporter translates to MKTAATLRRDWLSNPRGDILAGLVVALALIPEAIGFSIIAGVDPRVGLYASFSIAVIAALVGGRPGMISAATAAIAVLIGPLVRDHGVDYLFAATILMGLLQIGAGLLKVDRLMLFVSRSVITGFVNALAILIFLAQLPELTDVTWVTYVLVAGGLGIIYGVPRISKAVPSPLIAIVILSALVIWLDLPVNRVGDMGELPTSIPYLLLPNVPLTLETLQIILPYSITMAAVGLLESMLTAQIVDDLTDTPSNKQREAMGQGVANFFTGFLGGMGGCAMIGQSVINVKSGGFTRLSTFVAGVFLLFLIVVLGPLVAQIPMPALVAVMIMVSIGTFSWSSIKDLRTHPWHSSVVMIATVVVVVWTHNLAQGVLAGVLLSGIFFASKVRRLFAIQSALLPGGLTRRYRVSGQVFFASVDRFASAFDFKEVLDAVVIDVSQAHFWDISAIAALDRVVMKFRREGTTVKLVGVTEASAAMIDRFSLYEKPGAVDEFASH